Within the Telopea speciosissima isolate NSW1024214 ecotype Mountain lineage chromosome 4, Tspe_v1, whole genome shotgun sequence genome, the region CAATTttgatttgatattttctaaacgAATCCCTGTCGTGTTAAGCTCTCTCTGGTTTGGTCACTGATCAGAGCTGTTACATTTCAGATTTCAGAATGATTTAATAACAAGTAACATTCATATGATAACTTGATTTTGTTGACTGGTATTTCTGATGTTCTATTGAACTAAACCTGCAAATATCCATAGAGCCTTACAGGGGCCATGTTTGATTCTAATCCAAAAATCTCAAATATGTGAATCATAAACAGGAGACCAAgttggggggaaaaaaaaaggaagaagagtcaAACAAGAAGATTCTTTGCAAGAATCCCCTCAAATGTAATTCCAGGCCCAAAAGCTAGAATCAAACCCCACTCATAATCtaccttcccttctttcttcatcttcaagcttTCCTCTATCATGTACTCCAACACATACACAATTGTGTTACTACTAGCATTTCCATAGTCCCTCAGTGCCCTTCTACTAGAACTCAGCTTCTCAGGTGACAATTCAAGCCTCTTCTCCAATCGATTCAAAATTGCTGGCCCACCTGGATGAACTGCCCAAAACATCTTGTTGTACTCTTTGTCGGAAAATCCAGAAGGCCCCATCAGTTTACGACAGAACCCCTCCACATTATCTTCGATTATGTTAGGAAGGTCTCTCCCTAACCTGAAATTGATTCCTTCTTCGGTGAGCCGGCCATCAATCGTCTTCTCTGTGTTTGGCAAGAAAGTCTGCATTGCAGTGTGCAGCTGGAACAGAGGCTTCTCCACATTTGAAATGGGGTCAGTGCCAAGTAGCATTGCTCCTGCTCCATCACCGAACAGGGCAGCACCCACAAGATCATATGGTCGATCTGCACttggaggcttgaacccaataATGGTGGTCTCAGAGGTTGCCAACAAAATACGGCTACCTGGGTTGTTCTCAGCAATGTCTTTGGCTACACGGAGGCCAGCAACGCCGCCTGAGCAGCCCATGAAGTAGAGCATAACCCGATGAACATCAGGGCTAAGCCCAAGCCCTTTTGCTAGGTAGAGATCTCCTCCAGGCAGCCGGGCTTCACTTGAAGAAACATAAATCAAGTGGGTTATGTCTGAACTAGGCCTTCCCCAGTTCTTGATGCAAGCTTCTGAAGCTTCAATTGCCATTTGTGTTACTGCCTTGTTAGATATGTCTAACCGTTGCTGAACAGTTGGAAGGCCTTCAAGAATAAGCTCTGGGTACTTCTTTAGTATCTCTTCTGACATGACTACATACCTTGTTTTAACTGTTGTTGTCCGGCCTACAAGAATCCAAATTACAGTTATTTCAGTTATGTCTACAAAATCTATCATGCACTGTAAGCAATTAAAGATATCTCAACAGAAGAGAATGAAAATCAGTAAGAGTTGATTTGCGTTACAGAGACGAGCCAGCTTCTCCTTGAGCTCAGGATCATCACAGTTGGTGTTTCTGAAGTACCCTTCTACAAGATATTCTTGCATCACAAGCTGGTGAGGGAAGGCCTTGCCGAGAGCCAGCAATGTAGTTTTCCCTGGATTAGCCTTCACTGTGGAGTCTCCTTGCTTGGTCTGTCTCTCAATTCTAAAATCTCCCATCTCAGAAGGTGGCATTTTCAGATGACCTTACTGCACTATATGATTGGGAGAGAGTAATTTGAGGAAGAACCTGCTATACATCGAGCATAAGACATCGGCTAATATATATAGGGATGATTACTTGGGAATTGATTCATGATTAGATCGAAGAAGATGGAAATTTTTGTTTCTAATCATTTCACATGGGGGCCGGAGACATGAAATATTTTCTTGTTTAGAACTTAATTGGGATTAGTTGAGGAGCAAGGCTTTCATGAAggttgttaaaaaaaataaaaatagttgaaGTTTAGTTTGAAATTGGTTAGGTGGTATTACTACTTTGATCTAGAGGGAATTGATGATCATATTTCTGAAGAATCTGGTTTGGAAaggtggaaaaagaaaaatgaaaggaaattcGTATTTGACTCTTGCTTTTTAATCGTTAAGGTCATGTAGTTCACCGATTTAAGAGAAGGGTAGTTAATTATCCAAGTAACAAAGGAATGTGTTGTTTTCAGAAATCACAAAACAAATCtgaattttttaatataaattgtTTATTACCGTTCAGAGTTGGGAGAGTGCCATAATATTGTTAGAGTACAGGTACACATGTATTGACATACAAGGATGCATGCTAATAAAAGGAGGAAATTTGATTGAAtaactctgaaatttgacatatgactaAATCTAGACCTTATCTTCTCTATTCAACGGTCCGAATAGATACATCATTTGTCCATGTGGCAGAATATATGCCTTGTGACGTTTGAAAAACTAATAGACCTTTGTGACTAATAATTCCTTaagatatgagaaaaatatttaGCATTTCTAACTAGAAAACTGTTGTTAAATGCTTTcatgataaaataataaataaatgtgTAATGACCTAAAATTACCTTTTCTCATGAGAGGTTGTTTCCTTGGCTGGTGAAGGAAATGTTAgaagtgtgtccatcaaat harbors:
- the LOC122657893 gene encoding type III polyketide synthase B — translated: MPPSEMGDFRIERQTKQGDSTVKANPGKTTLLALGKAFPHQLVMQEYLVEGYFRNTNCDDPELKEKLARLCRTTTVKTRYVVMSEEILKKYPELILEGLPTVQQRLDISNKAVTQMAIEASEACIKNWGRPSSDITHLIYVSSSEARLPGGDLYLAKGLGLSPDVHRVMLYFMGCSGGVAGLRVAKDIAENNPGSRILLATSETTIIGFKPPSADRPYDLVGAALFGDGAGAMLLGTDPISNVEKPLFQLHTAMQTFLPNTEKTIDGRLTEEGINFRLGRDLPNIIEDNVEGFCRKLMGPSGFSDKEYNKMFWAVHPGGPAILNRLEKRLELSPEKLSSSRRALRDYGNASSNTIVYVLEYMIEESLKMKKEGKVDYEWGLILAFGPGITFEGILAKNLLV